Proteins co-encoded in one Rhodococcus sp. PAMC28707 genomic window:
- a CDS encoding RluA family pseudouridine synthase: MRESRSMPVPDGLDGMRVDAGVSRLLGFSRTVVATLAEEGSVVVDGAKVGKSDRLSAGTWLEIELPEPARELTVVAQPVPGMAILYADDDIVAVDKPVGVAAHASVGWTGPTVIGGLAAAGYRISTSGSHERQGIVHRLDVGTSGVMMVATSERAYTVLKRAFKERTISKRYHALVQGHPDPSSGTIDAPIGRHGSNDWKFAVRADGKASVTHYDTIEAFQAASLLDVHLETGRTHQIRVHFSALRHPCCGDLTYGADPKLAARLGLERQWLHAKSLGFTHPSDGRWVEIESEYPADLQHALEVLRKA; encoded by the coding sequence ATGAGAGAATCGCGTTCGATGCCGGTTCCCGACGGACTCGACGGCATGCGTGTCGACGCGGGCGTCTCTCGGCTGCTCGGCTTCTCCAGGACCGTGGTGGCGACGCTTGCGGAAGAGGGCTCGGTGGTTGTCGACGGTGCCAAGGTCGGTAAATCCGACCGCCTGTCGGCAGGCACGTGGCTCGAGATCGAACTGCCTGAGCCCGCCCGTGAGTTGACGGTCGTGGCGCAGCCGGTCCCGGGAATGGCCATTCTCTACGCCGACGACGATATCGTCGCGGTGGACAAGCCGGTTGGGGTGGCTGCGCACGCGAGCGTCGGCTGGACCGGACCTACCGTGATCGGTGGACTGGCTGCTGCCGGGTATCGAATCTCGACGTCCGGGTCGCACGAGCGTCAGGGCATCGTGCATCGTCTCGACGTCGGTACCTCGGGTGTGATGATGGTTGCTACGTCGGAGCGCGCTTACACAGTTCTCAAGCGCGCGTTCAAGGAGCGCACCATCTCCAAGCGGTATCACGCTCTGGTGCAAGGACATCCGGACCCGAGCAGCGGTACGATCGATGCTCCGATCGGGCGCCACGGCAGCAACGATTGGAAGTTCGCTGTACGTGCCGACGGTAAAGCCAGTGTGACGCACTACGACACGATCGAGGCTTTTCAGGCTGCGAGCTTGTTGGACGTGCACCTCGAGACCGGTCGCACTCATCAGATCCGGGTGCACTTCTCGGCGCTCCGGCATCCTTGCTGTGGCGACCTGACGTACGGTGCGGACCCGAAACTCGCAGCACGGCTCGGGCTCGAGCGTCAGTGGCTGCACGCCAAGTCGTTGGGGTTCACGCACCCATCCGACGGCCGATGGGTCGAGATCGAAAGCGAGTATCCCGCCGATCTTCAGCACGCGCTGGAGGTATTGCGCAAGGCATGA
- the dnaE gene encoding DNA polymerase III subunit alpha: MADSFVHLHNHTEYSMLDGAAKIAPMFAEAGRLGMTAVGMTDHGNMYGASEFYNEAKKAGIKPIIGIEAYVAPESRFNKKRVLWGDRSQKSDDVSGSGAYTHMTMVAENATGLRNLFKLSSLASIEGQLGKWARMDEELIATHAEGIIATTGCPSGEVQTRLRLGQDREAMEAAAKWQEIWGPENFFVELMDHGLSIERRVREGLLEISKKLSIPPLATNDCHYVTKDAAVNHEALLCIQTGKTLSDPTRFKFDGDGYYLKSAAEMRELWDDQVPGACDSTLAIAERVQPYDDVWAHRDRMPIFPVPEGHTQGTWLRHEVMTGLDRRFPDGPTEEYLARAEYEIGVILEMGFPAYFLVVGDLINHAKAVGIRVGPGRGSAAGSLVAYSMGITNIDPLPHGLLFERFLNPERVSMPDIDIDFDDRRRGEMVRYATEKWGSDRVAQVITFGTIKTKAAIKDAARVQFGQPGFGIADQITKALPPPIMAKDISVAGITDPAHERYKEATEVRALIDSNPDVATIYKTAKGLEGLIRNAGVHACAVIMSSEPLTDAIPVWKRAQDGAIITGWDYPSCEAIGLLKMDFLGLRNLTVIGDAIENIKANRGIDIDLDALPLDDPATFELLSRGDTLGVFQLDGSAMRDLLRRMQPTGFEDIVAVLALYRPGPMGMNSHNDYADRKNARQEVKPIHAELEEPLKVILGETYGLVVYQEQIMQLAQKVAGYSLGQADLLRRAMGKKKLSELEKAYAGFRQGMLDNSFSEAAIKALWDTVLPFAGYAFNKSHSAGYGLVSYWTAYLKANYPAEYMAGLLTSVGDDKDKAALYLADCRKLGITVLPPDVNESELNFASVGTDIRFGLGAVRNVGTNVVASILRARSEKSKYTDFSDYLQKIDAVACSKKVTESLIKAGAFDSLDHPRKGLMLIHADAIDAVMGTKKAEAIGQFDLFGGEDADESISAVFNVRVPDEEWDSKHRLALEREMLGLYVSGHPLLGVEHMLNAQSDTNIPAILEGDVKDGTQVTIGGILASVNRRVNKNGLTWASAQLEDLVGGIEVLFFPQAYSVFGADVTEDSVVLVKGRVSVRDDRISLIANDLAVPDLSAVGVAKPLAVSLPTRQCTADKVGALKKILMSHPGTSDVHLRLVSGDKVTAMKLDDSLRVTPTSALMGDLKALFGPGCLAG; this comes from the coding sequence GTGGCTGACTCGTTCGTTCATCTGCACAACCACACCGAGTACTCGATGCTCGACGGGGCCGCGAAGATCGCGCCGATGTTCGCCGAGGCCGGACGCTTGGGGATGACCGCGGTTGGGATGACCGACCACGGCAACATGTACGGCGCGAGCGAGTTCTACAACGAGGCCAAGAAGGCGGGCATCAAGCCGATCATCGGCATCGAGGCGTATGTCGCGCCCGAGTCGAGATTCAACAAGAAGCGTGTGCTCTGGGGCGACCGGAGTCAGAAGTCCGACGACGTGTCCGGCAGTGGCGCGTACACCCACATGACGATGGTCGCCGAGAATGCCACCGGTCTGCGCAACCTGTTCAAGTTGTCCTCGCTGGCATCCATCGAGGGCCAATTGGGCAAGTGGGCACGGATGGATGAAGAGCTCATCGCCACACATGCAGAAGGCATCATCGCCACCACCGGGTGCCCGTCGGGTGAGGTTCAGACGCGACTTCGGCTCGGTCAGGATCGCGAGGCGATGGAGGCTGCCGCCAAGTGGCAGGAAATCTGGGGCCCGGAGAACTTCTTTGTCGAGTTGATGGACCACGGGTTGTCGATCGAGCGCCGAGTCCGCGAAGGTCTGCTCGAGATCAGCAAGAAGCTGTCGATCCCGCCCCTCGCCACGAACGACTGCCATTACGTCACGAAAGACGCAGCGGTCAATCACGAGGCGCTGCTGTGCATTCAGACGGGCAAGACTCTCAGCGATCCCACCCGCTTCAAATTCGACGGCGACGGCTACTACCTCAAGTCGGCAGCAGAAATGCGCGAACTATGGGACGACCAGGTTCCTGGCGCCTGCGACAGCACGCTTGCCATCGCCGAGCGCGTCCAGCCTTACGACGACGTCTGGGCGCACCGTGACCGTATGCCGATCTTCCCCGTTCCCGAAGGACACACCCAGGGAACGTGGCTTCGCCACGAGGTCATGACCGGGCTCGATCGCCGTTTCCCCGACGGTCCGACCGAGGAATACCTCGCCCGGGCCGAGTACGAGATTGGCGTCATCCTCGAAATGGGGTTCCCGGCCTACTTCCTCGTCGTCGGAGACCTCATCAACCACGCAAAGGCCGTCGGCATCCGAGTAGGCCCCGGCCGTGGCTCGGCTGCAGGCTCTCTCGTGGCGTACTCGATGGGTATCACCAATATCGATCCGCTTCCGCACGGACTGTTGTTCGAGCGGTTCCTGAACCCCGAGCGCGTGTCGATGCCCGATATCGATATCGACTTCGATGATCGCCGACGCGGTGAGATGGTCCGCTACGCAACCGAGAAGTGGGGCAGCGATCGCGTCGCTCAGGTCATCACCTTCGGAACCATCAAGACGAAGGCCGCGATCAAGGATGCTGCGCGTGTTCAGTTCGGGCAGCCGGGGTTCGGTATCGCCGATCAGATCACCAAGGCGCTTCCACCTCCCATCATGGCCAAGGACATCTCCGTTGCCGGGATCACCGATCCGGCGCACGAGCGGTACAAGGAAGCCACCGAAGTCCGTGCGCTCATCGATTCCAATCCTGACGTGGCGACGATCTACAAAACGGCCAAGGGCCTCGAAGGGCTGATCCGTAACGCCGGCGTGCACGCCTGCGCGGTGATCATGTCCTCCGAGCCGCTCACCGACGCGATCCCGGTCTGGAAGCGCGCCCAGGACGGCGCGATCATCACCGGCTGGGACTACCCGTCGTGTGAGGCGATCGGCCTGCTCAAGATGGACTTCCTCGGCCTGCGAAACCTCACCGTCATCGGTGATGCAATCGAGAACATCAAGGCCAACAGAGGTATCGACATCGATCTCGATGCGTTGCCGCTCGATGATCCGGCGACGTTCGAATTGCTTTCGCGCGGTGACACTCTCGGTGTGTTCCAGCTCGACGGCAGTGCAATGCGAGACCTGCTCCGACGCATGCAGCCCACCGGATTCGAGGACATCGTCGCAGTTCTTGCGTTGTACCGCCCGGGCCCGATGGGGATGAACTCGCACAACGATTACGCAGATCGTAAGAATGCTCGACAAGAGGTCAAGCCCATCCACGCCGAACTGGAAGAACCACTCAAGGTGATTCTCGGCGAGACCTACGGACTGGTCGTGTACCAGGAGCAGATCATGCAGTTGGCGCAGAAGGTGGCCGGGTACTCGCTCGGCCAGGCCGACCTGCTGCGTCGGGCGATGGGTAAGAAGAAGCTTTCGGAGCTGGAGAAGGCGTATGCCGGTTTCCGACAAGGCATGCTGGACAACAGTTTTTCCGAGGCAGCTATCAAGGCGCTGTGGGATACGGTTCTGCCGTTCGCCGGATACGCGTTCAACAAGTCGCACTCCGCCGGTTACGGTCTGGTGTCCTACTGGACGGCGTATCTGAAGGCGAACTACCCCGCCGAATACATGGCAGGGCTTCTTACCAGTGTCGGCGACGACAAGGACAAGGCAGCGCTGTATCTGGCCGACTGCCGCAAGCTCGGTATCACCGTGTTGCCCCCGGACGTCAACGAATCCGAACTCAACTTCGCCTCCGTCGGCACGGACATTCGTTTCGGTCTCGGCGCGGTGCGTAACGTCGGCACCAACGTCGTGGCCTCCATTCTTCGTGCGAGGTCGGAGAAGTCGAAGTACACCGATTTCTCCGACTATCTCCAGAAGATCGATGCGGTTGCATGTAGCAAGAAGGTCACCGAGTCGCTCATCAAGGCGGGCGCCTTCGATTCACTGGACCACCCTCGAAAAGGGTTGATGCTCATTCACGCCGACGCCATCGATGCGGTGATGGGCACCAAGAAGGCCGAGGCGATCGGGCAGTTCGACCTCTTCGGCGGCGAGGACGCCGACGAGTCGATCTCGGCGGTGTTCAACGTGCGTGTTCCGGACGAGGAGTGGGACTCGAAGCATCGGCTGGCACTCGAACGAGAAATGCTCGGTCTGTACGTGTCCGGTCACCCACTGTTGGGGGTCGAGCACATGTTGAATGCGCAGTCGGATACCAACATTCCGGCGATTCTCGAAGGCGATGTCAAGGACGGCACCCAGGTCACCATCGGCGGAATTCTTGCCTCGGTCAACCGGCGCGTCAACAAGAACGGCCTTACCTGGGCATCGGCGCAATTGGAAGACCTCGTCGGCGGCATCGAGGTGCTGTTCTTCCCGCAGGCGTATTCGGTCTTCGGCGCAGATGTGACCGAAGACTCCGTGGTACTGGTCAAGGGGCGAGTATCGGTGCGTGACGATCGGATTTCACTGATCGCCAACGATCTCGCGGTACCTGACCTCTCGGCTGTCGGAGTCGCGAAGCCATTGGCCGTCAGCCTCCCGACCCGTCAGTGCACGGCCGACAAAGTCGGTGCACTGAAGAAGATATTGATGTCCCATCCGGGTACTTCGGATGTGCATCTGCGTCTGGTGAGCGGAGACAAGGTGACCGCAATGAAGCTCGACGACAGTCTGCGGGTTACCCCGACGTCGGCGTTGATGGGTGACTTGAAGGCACTGTTCGGTCCTGGCTGCTTGGCAGGCTGA
- a CDS encoding nitroreductase family deazaflavin-dependent oxidoreductase — translation MPLTGEYEPSTSDWARKQAELLEESGGTQGASMNGMPVVLLTTKGNKTGKLRKTPLMRVEHDGEYAVVASLGGAPKHPVWYYNVVADPNVELQDGTDKADYVAREVTGEDKAVWWERAVAAYPDYADYQKKTDREIPVFVLSKT, via the coding sequence ATGCCGTTGACAGGGGAATACGAACCGAGCACCTCCGACTGGGCCCGTAAGCAGGCCGAACTTCTCGAGGAATCGGGGGGCACGCAAGGGGCATCCATGAACGGAATGCCGGTGGTTCTGCTGACCACCAAGGGGAACAAGACGGGCAAGCTCCGTAAGACACCGTTGATGAGGGTCGAGCACGACGGTGAGTATGCCGTCGTTGCGTCATTGGGTGGAGCTCCGAAGCATCCGGTGTGGTACTACAACGTGGTGGCAGATCCGAATGTCGAATTGCAGGACGGTACGGACAAGGCCGACTACGTGGCGCGGGAAGTCACCGGCGAGGACAAAGCAGTGTGGTGGGAGCGCGCTGTTGCGGCGTATCCCGACTATGCGGATTACCAGAAGAAGACGGACCGCGAGATACCGGTCTTCGTTTTGAGCAAGACCTGA
- a CDS encoding FAD-dependent oxidoreductase, which translates to MTVPNRVVLPAMDMNLSHDGEIEKGDIDHFVARSAGGTGLIITGCCAVAYPVGCTSRKEPGLSEDRFIPGIKALADAVHATGSKLCVQMTHHGKVARIDTLDGRPQLVPSMPKPPSDMSAMIDCTPEELGKMGAINEGKKATYHEASKEDLDWLVRMFAEAAGRVKAAGGDAVEIHCAHNYVLGAFLSRYTNQRSDEYGGSMENRARLTCEVIRAVNAEVGDSLAVIVRLAGQEYGETDGLTVDEAVAAAKMFEEAGADAIHVTGTALNAFANFTDGPLPDKVGFYTDNATRIKQAISIPVITVGRMLPDVSEKMIAEGRTDFAAMGRQLLADPDLVNKLEAGTPERVRPCINCYVCVQENFWDETPLCAVNPALGNETLLPLVRTATPKHVVVVGAGPGGLEVARVASERGHRVTVLDKSDRLGGTLWFSSLTTPDNGRLLKWLKVEVERLGVDIRLNTEATVASIKALDADVVVVATGAVRDRPSVPGGDLPHVHTGDTLRALMTGAGDTSQVPPFLRIMAKLGKLSGITKSPAAIRTVTRKFLPMGKNVVVVGGSLVGLELAEFLAERGRNVTLLEEGQQLGVPMAMPRRWTAVRHAKEHGVVIHRNATVERITKDHVEFRVGDETLTAPAAMVVVASGVSAQAPLAEALAGVVADVQVVGDAVSVDYIEGAIHTAWKVATAL; encoded by the coding sequence ATGACCGTTCCGAATCGCGTCGTTCTGCCCGCAATGGACATGAACCTCAGCCACGACGGTGAAATCGAAAAGGGTGACATCGACCACTTCGTTGCTCGCTCGGCCGGTGGCACAGGGCTGATCATCACCGGTTGCTGCGCTGTTGCCTACCCGGTGGGATGCACCAGCCGCAAGGAGCCGGGGCTCTCGGAAGACCGGTTCATCCCCGGAATCAAGGCGCTGGCCGACGCGGTGCACGCCACTGGCAGCAAGCTGTGCGTGCAGATGACACACCACGGCAAGGTGGCGCGCATCGACACCCTCGACGGCAGACCGCAGCTGGTGCCGTCCATGCCGAAGCCGCCGAGTGACATGAGTGCGATGATCGATTGCACACCCGAAGAACTGGGCAAGATGGGTGCCATCAACGAGGGCAAGAAGGCGACCTACCACGAAGCCTCCAAGGAAGATCTGGATTGGCTGGTCCGCATGTTCGCCGAGGCTGCTGGACGGGTGAAGGCCGCGGGCGGCGACGCCGTCGAGATTCACTGTGCCCACAACTACGTCCTCGGCGCCTTCCTGAGTCGGTACACGAATCAGCGCAGCGACGAGTACGGCGGTTCCATGGAGAATCGGGCCCGCCTGACTTGTGAAGTTATTCGGGCGGTCAACGCGGAGGTCGGTGATTCGCTTGCCGTCATCGTGCGTCTTGCCGGTCAAGAGTACGGCGAAACCGACGGGCTGACCGTCGACGAAGCCGTTGCGGCCGCAAAGATGTTCGAGGAGGCCGGCGCTGACGCCATCCACGTCACCGGTACCGCACTGAACGCTTTTGCGAACTTCACCGACGGCCCCCTGCCCGACAAGGTCGGCTTTTACACCGATAATGCAACGCGAATCAAGCAGGCGATATCGATCCCCGTGATTACCGTCGGACGTATGCTCCCCGACGTCAGCGAGAAGATGATCGCGGAGGGGCGCACGGACTTCGCAGCGATGGGTCGCCAGCTGCTCGCTGATCCGGACTTGGTGAACAAGCTCGAGGCCGGAACGCCGGAGCGCGTCCGTCCCTGCATCAATTGTTATGTGTGCGTTCAGGAAAACTTCTGGGACGAGACTCCGCTTTGTGCGGTGAACCCCGCCTTGGGTAATGAAACACTGCTTCCGCTCGTGCGTACCGCTACTCCGAAGCACGTTGTCGTTGTCGGGGCAGGCCCCGGTGGGCTCGAGGTTGCTCGCGTGGCCAGCGAGCGCGGACACCGAGTTACGGTGCTGGACAAGTCCGATCGTCTCGGCGGCACACTCTGGTTCTCCAGCCTCACGACGCCGGACAATGGGCGTCTGCTGAAGTGGCTGAAAGTCGAGGTCGAGCGTTTGGGTGTCGACATCCGGTTGAATACCGAGGCCACCGTCGCTTCGATCAAGGCGTTGGATGCGGATGTGGTCGTGGTTGCCACCGGCGCAGTTCGTGATCGGCCCAGCGTTCCGGGCGGCGACTTGCCGCACGTGCACACCGGTGACACGTTGCGCGCCTTGATGACCGGTGCCGGTGACACCTCACAGGTGCCACCTTTCCTTCGGATCATGGCCAAGCTGGGCAAGCTCTCCGGCATCACCAAGAGCCCCGCTGCAATCCGCACCGTGACACGCAAGTTCCTGCCGATGGGCAAGAACGTCGTAGTGGTCGGTGGCTCGCTCGTGGGGCTCGAGCTCGCGGAGTTCTTGGCCGAGCGTGGACGGAATGTGACGTTGCTCGAAGAAGGGCAGCAGCTCGGCGTGCCGATGGCGATGCCGCGTCGCTGGACTGCGGTTCGCCATGCGAAGGAGCACGGTGTGGTGATCCACCGCAACGCGACGGTGGAGCGAATCACCAAGGACCACGTCGAGTTCCGAGTCGGTGACGAGACGTTGACCGCCCCGGCCGCCATGGTTGTCGTCGCTTCGGGTGTTTCGGCGCAGGCACCGCTCGCCGAAGCGCTGGCGGGTGTAGTTGCCGATGTGCAGGTTGTGGGTGACGCTGTCTCGGTCGATTACATCGAGGGTGCAATTCATACGGCCTGGAAGGTCGCCACGGCTCTGTAA
- the ilvA gene encoding threonine ammonia-lyase IlvA — protein sequence MSNSPDVVVSNSHTFAVTADDIDTAARRISSVVSATPLQYCERLSAVTGAQVYLKREDLQIVRSYKIRGAYNLMAQLTPEELAVGVVTASAGNHAQGVAFACRSMQVHGRIYVPANTPKQKRDRIRVHGGEFVELIVTGDTFDAASASAAADVARTGATMVPPFDDARTVAGQGTIAAEIIEQLGAAPDTVVMPVGGGGCIAGISTYLRERSPASALVGVEPSGAASMTAALVAGGPVTLAEIDPFVDGAAVRRIGDVPYAALQNLGAEVVSHASLPLMAMPAFRPGTLDSGPFLVTQIDEGAICTAMLDLYQNEGVIAEPAGALSVAALHQISVAPGSTVVCLISGGNNDVSRYGEILERSLVHLGLKHYFLVDFPQEPGALRRFLDDVLGPDDDITLFEYVKRNNRETGAALVGIQLGMAAGLSSLLERMRSSHLQVEQLEPGTPAYRYLT from the coding sequence GTGTCCAACTCGCCTGATGTAGTCGTGTCCAACAGCCACACGTTCGCAGTTACTGCGGACGATATCGACACGGCTGCGCGACGAATTTCGAGCGTGGTGTCCGCGACGCCGCTGCAATACTGCGAACGACTCTCTGCTGTTACCGGTGCACAGGTCTATCTCAAGCGTGAGGACCTGCAGATCGTTCGCTCGTACAAGATTCGTGGTGCCTACAATCTGATGGCGCAGCTGACCCCCGAGGAGTTGGCGGTCGGGGTAGTGACTGCCAGCGCCGGGAACCATGCGCAGGGTGTGGCATTCGCGTGTCGTTCGATGCAGGTGCACGGCCGGATCTATGTTCCTGCCAACACTCCCAAACAGAAGCGTGACCGCATCCGCGTCCATGGTGGTGAGTTCGTCGAACTGATCGTCACCGGGGACACGTTCGATGCTGCCAGTGCTTCTGCCGCGGCCGATGTCGCGCGAACAGGCGCGACGATGGTTCCACCCTTCGACGATGCGCGGACAGTAGCAGGGCAGGGAACAATCGCAGCCGAGATCATCGAGCAGCTCGGTGCTGCTCCGGACACCGTCGTCATGCCAGTGGGTGGTGGTGGCTGTATCGCAGGCATCTCGACTTACCTGCGCGAGCGCTCCCCGGCGTCCGCATTGGTCGGGGTCGAGCCCTCCGGAGCCGCATCGATGACCGCCGCACTCGTCGCAGGTGGGCCGGTGACGCTGGCGGAGATCGATCCCTTCGTCGACGGAGCCGCAGTCCGTCGGATCGGTGACGTACCGTACGCGGCTCTGCAGAACCTGGGCGCCGAGGTTGTCTCACATGCGTCGTTGCCGCTCATGGCTATGCCTGCTTTTCGGCCGGGAACCCTCGACTCCGGTCCGTTTCTCGTCACTCAGATCGACGAGGGGGCCATCTGCACGGCCATGCTCGATCTCTACCAGAACGAGGGTGTGATTGCCGAGCCGGCCGGCGCATTGAGTGTTGCTGCGCTGCATCAGATTTCGGTCGCGCCCGGCAGTACTGTGGTGTGCCTGATCTCGGGTGGCAACAATGATGTGTCGCGATACGGCGAGATACTCGAACGTTCCCTCGTGCACCTCGGACTCAAGCACTACTTTCTCGTCGACTTTCCACAGGAACCAGGCGCACTTCGTCGTTTTCTCGACGACGTTCTCGGCCCGGACGACGACATCACCCTGTTCGAGTACGTGAAGCGAAACAACCGTGAGACCGGCGCGGCGTTGGTCGGCATTCAACTCGGGATGGCCGCAGGACTCAGTTCGCTTCTCGAACGTATGCGCTCGTCTCATCTGCAGGTCGAGCAGTTGGAGCCCGGAACACCTGCATATCGCTATTTGACGTGA
- a CDS encoding TetR/AcrR family transcriptional regulator, whose protein sequence is MSSDTRDRILDALETLLLDEGSTKVTLESVAASAGVSKGGLLYHFNTKDAMIAAMVRRLGERSDTQRAEAELGGSTVAHWYLQPPGTISDKETALYRSTLAVLRSVDGKPGEIQQAVIDMMRLWDESLQSEIDDPVHAEIVRLVGDGIYLGALLNLPPVDPALHQQVVERLLGSDHVK, encoded by the coding sequence ATGTCGTCCGACACACGTGATCGAATACTCGATGCCCTCGAGACGCTGCTTCTCGACGAGGGGTCGACGAAAGTGACACTCGAGAGTGTCGCCGCATCGGCCGGGGTCTCGAAGGGCGGATTGCTCTACCACTTCAATACCAAAGACGCGATGATCGCCGCCATGGTGCGCAGACTCGGCGAACGTTCGGACACGCAACGAGCCGAAGCCGAACTCGGAGGATCCACCGTCGCGCACTGGTATCTGCAACCACCGGGAACGATCTCCGACAAAGAGACGGCCCTCTACCGTTCGACACTCGCCGTACTGCGTAGCGTCGACGGCAAGCCTGGAGAGATACAACAAGCCGTCATCGACATGATGCGACTCTGGGACGAGAGCCTCCAGTCCGAGATCGACGACCCAGTGCACGCCGAGATCGTGCGACTCGTCGGCGACGGCATCTACCTGGGCGCGCTACTGAATCTGCCGCCGGTGGACCCGGCACTGCACCAGCAGGTCGTGGAACGGTTACTCGGATCCGATCACGTCAAATAG
- a CDS encoding MFS transporter, whose product MPSMQSTPDRRARAQDWLGLVVLAFAVLLIAVDGTVLDLALPFISADLAPTSNQLLWIIDVYSFVLAGLLITMGTLGDRIGRRRLLLIGAAGFGIASIIAAFSVSPEMLIAARVLQGVSGATLMPATLGLIRTIFTDSRQRIMAIGVWGAMAGGGAAAGPLVGGWLLEHFWWGSVFLINIPVMLVLIALGPLVIPESKDPNPGKFDLVSSALSLAALVPLVFAIKETATHGFDTVNAVAAAIGIAAGIAFVRRQRTLESPMIDLRLFAKPAFSTAVFTNFLSVFALAGVLFFGAQYLQLVLGNSPLQAGLLLLPGTVSSIVTSLIAAYLVRIWSPGTVLGTGLAVAAVGAALLIGLRADGGPGLFIAGFVLVGAGAGAALTLTSDLVVSAVEPERAGAASAVSETAYELGIALGVAILGTVVMSYFRRGLDVSGLDPVQALSAQETLGGSVAVARTLPSRAAELLSESADAAFVSGMHAAAVATSVVMAATSIAVFVRLRGNTTHA is encoded by the coding sequence ATGCCCAGCATGCAATCCACCCCTGACCGACGGGCCAGAGCACAGGACTGGCTCGGGCTGGTGGTGCTCGCGTTCGCGGTGCTCCTGATCGCAGTCGACGGCACCGTGCTCGACCTTGCGCTGCCGTTCATCAGCGCCGACCTTGCACCGACCAGTAATCAGCTGCTGTGGATCATCGACGTCTACTCGTTCGTGTTGGCCGGTCTGCTCATCACGATGGGCACTCTCGGCGATCGGATCGGCCGTCGTCGGCTGTTGCTCATCGGTGCCGCTGGATTCGGCATCGCATCGATCATCGCTGCATTTTCCGTCAGCCCCGAGATGCTCATCGCAGCGCGGGTACTTCAGGGTGTATCCGGTGCGACATTGATGCCCGCGACTCTAGGCCTCATTCGGACGATCTTCACCGACTCGCGTCAACGGATCATGGCGATCGGGGTGTGGGGCGCTATGGCGGGCGGCGGTGCTGCCGCTGGTCCGCTCGTGGGTGGGTGGCTTCTGGAACACTTCTGGTGGGGATCAGTGTTCCTCATCAACATTCCGGTCATGCTGGTGCTGATTGCGCTGGGGCCGCTGGTGATCCCAGAATCGAAGGATCCGAACCCGGGCAAATTCGACCTCGTGAGCTCGGCGTTGTCTCTGGCTGCCCTCGTACCCTTGGTTTTTGCAATCAAGGAGACCGCGACCCATGGTTTCGATACGGTCAACGCCGTCGCTGCAGCCATCGGTATTGCGGCAGGTATCGCGTTCGTGAGGCGTCAACGCACCCTGGAATCGCCCATGATCGACCTTCGACTCTTCGCGAAGCCGGCATTCTCGACGGCGGTGTTCACCAACTTTCTTTCGGTGTTCGCACTTGCCGGAGTTCTGTTCTTCGGTGCTCAATATCTACAGCTCGTCTTGGGCAACAGCCCGCTCCAGGCCGGTCTGCTGCTACTTCCGGGCACAGTCTCGAGCATCGTGACCTCGTTGATCGCGGCCTACCTGGTGCGCATCTGGTCACCGGGAACGGTGCTCGGAACCGGCTTGGCTGTCGCTGCAGTAGGCGCGGCTCTGCTGATAGGACTTCGTGCCGACGGTGGACCTGGACTGTTCATCGCCGGATTCGTCCTGGTCGGTGCCGGCGCAGGTGCAGCGCTTACCCTCACCTCGGACCTGGTCGTGAGCGCGGTCGAACCCGAGCGTGCGGGTGCCGCGTCCGCAGTATCGGAGACAGCGTACGAACTCGGCATCGCGCTCGGCGTCGCCATTCTCGGAACGGTCGTCATGTCGTACTTCCGTCGAGGCCTCGACGTGTCCGGGCTCGATCCGGTGCAGGCGTTGTCCGCCCAGGAGACGCTCGGTGGATCTGTTGCCGTCGCCCGCACGCTTCCTTCCCGAGCCGCTGAACTTCTGTCCGAATCCGCTGACGCGGCATTCGTCAGCGGCATGCACGCCGCGGCGGTGGCTACCTCTGTTGTCATGGCTGCCACTTCGATTGCGGTATTCGTGCGGCTGCGAGGCAACACAACGCATGCGTGA